From a single Miscanthus floridulus cultivar M001 chromosome 8, ASM1932011v1, whole genome shotgun sequence genomic region:
- the LOC136476389 gene encoding histone-lysine N-methyltransferase ATXR3-like isoform X1, which yields MGDGGVACAVRAVEGFRAGALVRRGGAGEAMPDKGERAHGQQQQHRKNHQSATAADLEEGELLNGEAETNGLPERSMPPKKWRKVLAASAAAVEVEPGEIVSTKQAVPLKKSRRNGEVEKVELPPERQRKEKSSGKSTRKPIKDEVEPGEIAPPEKRRDAKSHQADDNGRRPSSSAQKGSFRDSDEEPGEIKPESSMSGSVRKNRQTEPQSINHKHHADTSDQSGSKSRRKGEGKSLSGARHLSGRNREVSPPTWDRRDRHERSPGILGRFPHDRFRHDRYDRSPSRLERSPHRERARHYDSRDRSPYISPRHRARQPHLRDNTPSRVDNPPRGRVQHEDVRDRSPFRHDRSPSERCRPTDTHESSKKSRSGKSSEKSQHKSKSAKQSSKTKSGSNGKNEEKISKEKPTESSQHTELPLPPPPPPPPPPPPPPPPLPPAVPPPLPPPPEPEPTGVLAEDMIEDMDICDTPPHISAAPEPTEPICDIGRWFYLDHFGIEQGPSKLAELKKLVEDGYLLSDHLIKHADSNRWVTVENAASPLVPSDFPSLYSDTSTQMVNPPEAPGNLLDEALEEASNLASGAEDKQMEEASAEDSEEFYIDDRVEALMDGSILVHGQELEIIGELLGADFQPADWQRWSRPEDFARFHVHTEGDDGINGGTEFLENRATDAYGLVSVEKNNFHHYVESSEWFSGRWSCKGGDWRRNDELSQDIPFRKKLVLNEGYPLCQMPKGSYEDPRQPCKDELYYPVRAKKHDLPLWAFSSTEEDTDSVNDTTKGDVVPGRPGQTRQPPRGVKGMMLPVVRINSRVVKDQSSVEPRTKPRGTDRPLSRSSRSHSIGAERSSVHEGSSHFRKHHDHDSQSLHKSKSVPNIPKDRVCTVDELSVNRGDWYYLDGTGHEHGPFSYSELQELVKKGTIIEQSSVFRKIDNTWFPVLKDLKPGSSVPSAARNSNSTAALMHPDQYNFGVNQGSGSFHELHPQFVGYTRGKLHELVMKYFKSRELTLAINEVLDPWISAKQPKKEFEAYFSHNSASRNFLPEDGGSAKRAKLLPDQSDEDIHLSEDILASRKEDICFEELCDGASSVDNDSVNPRAGNESWGLLNGHVLARIFHFMRADVKSLISSAATCRSWNAAAKYYRNMCRFIDLSSVGPLCTDSVFCDIMAGYEKQNIRTLILTGCSNLSSHALGRVLEQLPQMSYVHIQGCGHLGDLKNKFQHVKWIRSSLNPESYRKMKTLKQIGDGNNYASKVARNFTNQLDGSDELDGYFADISNRENANLSFGQGFYKRSKLLDARKSSAVLSRDAEMRRLMQRQAENSYRKMEEFVINRLREIMRNNKFDFFIPKVSKIEGRLKNGYYARHGFRTIKHDIRTMCQDALRYKDGNDSGDIKQIVVSFIQLAKRLGNPRYISERNGAAAQDSLDVSQYSFDTKLKKKQSKTRGANSVAAGADNSSRAFDLEIKRSLSKLKKKGVYSGSETSDDDDGYSEGDETESETTVSDTESDLDVNSGAWDLKGNGLKLIELGEPVTDDRILGARMTKASLVPPVTRKYEVIEEYLIVADVEEVQRKMRVALPDDYSEKLLSQKNGTENLELPEVKDYQPRKVAGDEILEQEVYGIDPYTHNLLSDIMPADLELSPTDKHIFIEELLLNTLNKQVRHFTGSGNTPMTYSLRPVIEEIQRSAEDSGDRRTSKMCLGMLKAIRNRSDQNFVAYRKGLGVVCNKKGGFGVDDFVVEFFGEVYPSWRWYEKQDGIKHIQNNSEDQAPEFYNIMLERPKGDRDGYDLVFVDAMHKANYASRICHSCNPNCEAKVTAVDGKYQIGVYTLRPIAEGEEITFDYNSVTESKEEHEASVCLCGSQVCRGSYLNFSGEGAFEKVLMEFHGVLDRHSLLLQACETDSVSQQDLIDLGRAGLGTCLLAGLPGWLVAYTAHLVRFIYLERQKLPDEILRHNVDEKHQFLIDINMDSEKNDAEVQAEGVLNSRLQQIVHTLDKVRYVMRCIFGDPKNAPPPLVRLSGKGLVSAIWKGDSSIVAELLQSMEPHVEEEVLSDLKAKIRTHDPSDSEDIEGGIRNSLLWLRDELRTLPCTYKCRHDAAADLIHLYAYTKCFFRVRDYKTVKSPPVHISPLDLGPKYADKLGPGFQEYCKTYPENYCLAQLIYWYSQNSEPESRLTRARKGCMSLPDVSSFYVKSAKPSQERVYGNRTVRFMLSRMEKQAQRPWPKDRIWVFKSDPRFFGSPMMDAALNNSPLDKEMVHWLKTRPNVFLG from the exons ATGGGAGATGGGGGAGTCGCGTGCGCCGTCCGCGCCGTCGAGGGCTTCCGTGCCGGCGCCCTCGTgaggagaggaggagcgggaGAAGCGATGCCGGACAAGGGGGAGAGAGCTcatggccagcagcagcagcaccggaAGAACCATCAGTCGGCGACAGCTGCTGACCTGGAGGAGGGGGAGCTCCTCAATGGGGAGGCCGAGACCAATGGGTTGCCTGAGAGGAGCATGCCACCTAAGAAGTGGAGGAAGGTGCTGGCAGCCTCCGCAGCTGCTGTGGAGGTGGAGCCTGGGGAGATTGTGAGTACGAAGCAAGCAGTGCCATTGAAGAAGTCAAGGAGAAACGGGGAGGTTGAGAAGGTAGAGCTGCCGCCGGAGAGGCAGAGGAAGGAAAAGTCTTCTGGGAAGAGCACCAGGAAGCCTATCAAGGATGAAGTGGAGCCAGGGGAGATTGCACCGCCAGAAAAAAGGCGGGATGCCAAGTCCCACCAGGCCGATGATAATGGCAGGAGGCCAAGTTCATCTGCCCAGAAAGGCTCCTTCCGGGATTCTGATGAAGAGCCTGGTGAAATTAAGCCAGAGAGCAGCATGAGTGGCAGTGTAAGGAAGAACCGGCAAACAGAGCCTCAGAGCATTAACCACAAGCACCACGCTGACACCTCTGATCAGTCAGGATCAAAAAGTCGCAGGAAGGGAGAAGGGAAGAGTTTATCTGGTGCCAGACATTTGTCTGGGAGAAATCGTGAGGTCTCGCCACCAACATGGGATCGGCGTGATAGGCACGAGAGGAGCCCAGGCATCTTGGGCCGTTTTCCTCATGATCGCTTTCGTCATGACAGGTATGACCGGAGCCCGAGCCGCTTGGAGCGCTCCCCACATCGAGAGCGTGCTCGCCACTACGATAGCAGAGACCGCAGTCCATATATTTCACCTCGACATAGAGCTCGTCAGCCCCATTTGAGGGATAACACACCAAGTCGTGTTGATAATCCCCCTCGTGGGAGGGTCCAGCATGAGGATGTCAGAGACCGTAGCCCATTTCGTCATGACAGATCGCCTTCTGAACGTTGTCGGCCTACTGACACTCATGAATCAAGCAAGAAGAGCAGAAGTGGCAAAAGCTCAGAAAAATCACAGCACAAAAGCAAATCAGCGAAGCAATCTTCAAAGACCAAGAGTGGTAGCAATGGGAAGAATGAGGAGAAAATCTCCAAAGAAAAGCCCACTGAAAGCAGTCAGCACACTGAACTGCCACTGCCACCTCcaccacccccgccaccacccccGCCTCCGCCACCTCCGCCTCTTCCACCTGCTGTACCGCCTCCCCTGCCTCCACCACCAGAACCTGAGCCAACTGGAGTTCTAGCTGAAGATATGATAGAAGACATGGATATCTGTGACACCCCACCTCACATTAGTGCAGCACCTGAACCCACTGAACCAATTTGTGATATAGGGAGGTGGTTTTACCTTGATCACTTTGGTATCGAGCAAGGACCTTCCAAGCTTGCTGAGTTGAAGAAGCTGGTGGAAGATGGATATCTTCTTTCTGACCATCTGATAAAACATGCTGATAGCAACCGATGGGTGACTGTAGAGAATGCAGCTTCACCACTGGTGCCATctgatttcccctctttatattCGGACACTTCAACACAGATGGTTAACCCACCAGAAGCCCCAGGAAATTTGCTCGATGAAGCTCTAGAGGAGGCTTCTAACTTGGCATCAGGTGCTGAGGATAAACAAATGGAGGAAGCTTCTgctgaagatagtgaagaattcTACATTGATGATAGGGTTGAAGCACTGATGGATGGATCAATTTTGGTGCATGGCCAGGAGCTCGAGATCATTGGAG AGCTTTTAGGTGCAGATTTTCAGCCTGCTGATTGGCAAAGATGGAGTCGCCCTGAAG ATTTTGCTAGGTTCCATGTGCATACTGAAGGAGACGATGGAATCAATGGAGGCACAGAATTCTTAGAAAATAGAGCAACGGATGCTTATGGCCTTGTTTCTGTGGAGAAGAACAACTTTCATCATTATGTTGAGTCTAGCGAATGGTTTTCTGGGAGATGGTCTTGCAAAGGTGGTGACTGGAGGAGAAATGACGAATTGAGCCAAGATATTCCATTCAGGAAAAAACTTGTTCTCAATGAAGGGTATCCTCTGTGTCAAATGCCAAAAGGTAGCTATGAGGATCCACGCCAGCCCTGCAAGGATGAGTTGTACTACCCTGTACGTGCTAAAAAGCATGATCTGCCATTGTGGGCATTCTCATCGACAGAAGAAGATACTGACAGTGTTAATGACACCACTAAAGGCGATGTTGTGCCTGGGAGGCCAGGTCAGACCAGACAGCCTCCTAGGGGAGTGAAGGGCATGATGCTTCCAGTGGTTAGGATAAATTCTCGTGTTGTTAAAGATCAATCATCTGTTGAACCCCGTACAAAACCCAGAGGAACTGATCGACCACTGTCGAGATCTTCACGCTCCCATTCAATTGGGGCTGAGAGAAGTTCTGTCCATGAAGGTTCGTCGCATTTCAGGAAgcaccatgaccatgattcacaAAGTTTGCACAAGTCCAAGTCTGTTCCAAACATTCCAAAGGACCGTGTATGCACTGTTGATGAGCTGTCAGTTAATCGGGGTGACTGGTACTACCTTGATGGCACTGGGCATGAGCATGGTCCATTTTCTTATTCCGAATTGCAAGAATTAGTTAAAAAGGGCACTATCATTGAACAAAGTAGTGTATTCCGTAAGATTGATAACACATGGTTTCCAGTTCTTAAGGATTTAAAACCTGGAAGCTCTGTTCCCAGTGCAGCACGAAACTCAAATTCTACTGCTGCTCTTATGCACCCAGACCAATATAATTTTGGTGTGAACCAAGGATCAGGTAGCTTCCATGAGTTGCACCCCCAGTTCGTGGGTTATACACGTGGTAAATTACATGAACTAGTCATGAAATATTTCAAGAGCAGGGAACTTACTTTAGCTATAAATGAGGTCTTGGATCCATGGATTTCAGCAAAGCAACCAAAAAAAGAGTTTGAAGCATACTTTTCTCACAATTCAGCATCTAGGAATTTCCTGCCAG AAGATGGTGGGTCCGCAAAAAGGGCAAAGTTGCTACCGGACCAGAGTGATGAAGATATTCATTTGTCAGAAGACATTCTTGCCAGTCGGAAGGAGGACATCTGTTTTGAAGAGTTATGTGATGGAGCATCTTCTGTTGATAATGATTCTGTGAATCCCAGAGCAGGAAATGAAAGCTGGGGTTTACTAAACGGCCATGTGTTAGCAAGAATCTTCCATTTTATGAGGGCAGATGTGAAATCACTTATTTCTTCTGCAGCTACCTGTAGGAGCTGGAATGCTGCCGCGAAGTATTACAGGAACATGTGTAGATTCATTGATCTGTCTTCTGTTGGCCCTCTTTGCACTGATTCTGTGTTTTGTGATATTATG GCTGGTTATGAGAAGCAAAATATTAGGACTCTTATTTTAACTGGTTGTTCGAATCTTAGTTCACATGCCCTTGGCAGAGTACTTGAGCAGCTTCCACAAATGTCTTATGTTCACATTCAAGGCTGCGGTCATCTAGGGGATCTGAAAAATAAATTTCAGCATGTAAAATGGATCAGGAGCTCATTGAATCCAGAGTCATATCGGAAAATGAAAACCTTGAAGCAGATAGGTGATGGGAACAACTACGCATCCAAAGTTGCAAGGAACTTCACCAATCAGCTGGATGGTTCTGATGAGCTTGATGGTTATTTTGCTGATATTTCAAATAGAGAGAATGCTAACCTTTCATTTGGCCAAGGTTTCTATAAAAGATCAAAATTGCTTGATGCTAGAAAGTCCTCTGCAGTTTTGTCGAGGGATGCAGAAATGAGGCGTTTGATGCAGAGACAGGCAGAGAACAGTTACAGGAAGATGGAAGAGTTTGTCATAAACAGATTGAGAGAAATTATGAGGAATAACAAATTTGATTTTTTCATTCCAAAG GTTTCCAAGATCGAAGGTAGGTTGAAAAATGGGTATTATGCTCGCCATGGCTTTCGTACCATCAAGCATGACATCCGTACCATGTGCCAAGATGCATTAAG ATATAAAGATGGCAATGATTCAGGAGATATAAAGCAAATTGTTGTCTCCTTCATACAGCTAGCAAAGAGACTAGGGAACCCAAGGTACATTTCTGAGAGAAATGGAGCAGCAGCCCAGGACAGCCTGGACGTTAGTCAATATTCATTTGATACTAAACTAAAAAAGAAGCAAAGCAAAACAAGAGGAGCAAATTCGGTGGCTGCTGGAGCAGATAATTCATCTCGTGCATTTGACCTTGAAATCAAAAGAAGCCTGTCTAAATTAAAGAAAAAGGGTGTCTACTCTGGTAGTGAAacatctgatgatgatgatggctacTCTGAAGGTGATGAAACTGAGAGTGAAACTACTGTTTCTGATACTGAGAGTGACCTTGATGTAAATTCTGGAGCTTGGGATTTAAAAGGAAATGGTCTAAAGTTAATTGAACTTGGGGAACCTGTGACTGATGATCGTATATTGGGTGCCCGCATGACAAAGGCCAGCCTTGTTCCTCCAGTTACTAGGAAGTATGAAGTTATTGAGGAGTACCTTATTGTAGCAGATGTGGAGGAAGTACAACGAAAAATGAGAGTTGCTTTACCTGATGACTATTCTGAGAAGTTGCTGTCGCAGAAGAATGGCACCGAAAACTTGGAGCTTCCAGAGGTTAAGGATTATCAACCCCGAAAAGTAGCAGGAGATGAAATTCTTGAGCAAGAAGTATATGGCATAGATCCATACACACACAATCTACTGAGTGACATTATGCCTGCTGATCTTGAGTTGTCACCTACCGACAAGCATATCTTTATTGAGGAG TTGCTTCTGAATACATTGAATAAGCAAGTTAGGCATTTCACTGGTTCGGGAAATACCCCTATGACTTACAGCCTTAGGCCTGTCATTGAAGAAATCCAAAGATCTGCGGAGGATAGTGGTGACAGGCGAACTTCAAAGATGTGCTTGGGGATGCTGAAGGCCATAAGAAATCGCTCTGATCAGAACTTTGTTGCTTATAGAAAA GGTCTTGGTGTTGTTTGCAACAAAAAAGGTGGATTTGGTGTAGATGACTTTGTTGTTGAGTTCTTTGGGGAG GTTTACCCTTCTTGGAGATGGTATGAAAAGCAAGATGGTATTAAACATATCCAAAACAACAGCGAAGATCAAGCTCCTGAGTTTTACAACATTATGTTAGAAAGGCCAAAG GGAGACCGAGATGGATATGACTTGGTTTTTGTTGATGCGATGCACAAGGCCAACTACGCGAGTAGAATCTGCCACTCCTGCAACCCTAACTGCGAAGCAAA agTGACAGCAGTGGATGGTAAATACCAGATTGGAGTTTACACACTTCGACCAATCGCAGAAGGCGAGGAAATCACTTTTGATTACAATTCAGTAACTGAG AGCAAAGAAGAACATGAAGCATCAGTCTGCCTCTGTGGAAGTCAAGTGTGCCGGGGCAGCTATTTGAATTTTTCTGGCGAAGGAGCCTTTGAGAAG GTATTAATGGAATTCCATGGTGTGCTCGATAGGCATAGCCTGCTGCTACAGGCTTGTGAAACAGACTCTGTCTCTCAACAAGACTTAATTGACTTGGGTAGAGCTGGTCTTGGTACCTGTTTGCTTGCTGGTTTGCCTGGATGGCTTGTTGCTTACACGGCTCACCTG GTGCGGTTTATATACCTTGAGAGACAGAAACTCCCTGATGAGATCTTAAGGCACAATGTGGATGAGAAGCACCAGTTCCTTATAGATATAAACATGGATTCTGAGAAGAATGATGCTGAGGTTCAG GCAGAGGGAGTATTAAATTCAAGATTACAGCAAATAGTGCATACACTTGACAAG GTGAGATATGTTATGAGATGCATATTTGGAGACCCAAAGAATGCTCCTCCTCCCCTGGTAAGGTTGTCTGGGAAAGGTCTGGTATCTGCCATCTGGAAAGGGGACAGTTCGATAGTTGCTGAACTCCTTCAGTCAATGGAACCTCATGTTGAAGAAGAGGTACTTAGTGATCTGAAGGCCAAAATCCGTACTCATGATCCGTCAGACTCTGAAGATATTGAGGGAGGCATCAGGAATTCTCTCTTGTG GTTGCGTGATGAATTGCGAACTCTTCCATGCACTTACAAGTGCCGTCATGATGCTGCTGCAGATTTGATTCATTTGTATGCTTATACAAAGTGCTTCTTCCGAGTCCGG GATTATAAGACAGTAAAATCTCCACCAGTTCATATCAGTCCGCTTGACTTAGGCCCCAAATATGCTGATAAACTGGGACCAGGCTTTCAGGAGTACTGCAAGACATACCCAGAAAATTATTGCTTAGCCCAGCTTATCTATTGGTATAGCCAGAATTCAGAACCTGAATCTAGATTGACAAGAGCTAGAAAAGGTTGCATGTCATTGCCAGATGTCTCATCCTTCTATGTGAAGTCTGCAAAGCCATCACAAGAGCGAGTTTATGGGAACAGAACTGTGAGATTCATGTTATCGCGCATG GAAAAGCAGGCACAGAGACCATGGCCAAAGGATAGGATATGGGTGTTCAAGAGTGATCCGAGATTCTTTGGTAGTCCAATGATGGACGCCGCGTTGAATAATTCCCCGCTTGACAAGGAGATGGTGCATTGGCTCAAAACGAGACCAAACGTTTTCCTAGGCTAG